One part of the Gadus macrocephalus chromosome 8, ASM3116895v1 genome encodes these proteins:
- the LOC132462587 gene encoding bromodomain adjacent to zinc finger domain protein 2B-like yields the protein MKGLTLMPSDLAGRDRSSGRSLLSNYLPPCLESKLLAQHQPSAASSALLSLCPSLQPTQLSSTASARLLSSSAPASTSTSSSPLLSTQSRLLQTASAAARPGPLLRATLDTSGGALLRGFALLPTPSSCVPTPGREEEEEEGEEREEASSWGGGETFSQCSSTQEPSSVLETSTSDDDDDSDYDEVDADDITAESPVLDIEMANREQEQTLAIMPEEFPELQQEKDVEAELNDKKYLLLNAVFSSLLSKTTTQKRVGELEGVWPTIVTLATDISSVDPQFLLKDPSAKS from the exons ATGAAGGGCCTGACGCTGATGCCTTCGGATCTGGCCGGTCGCGACCGGTCTTCCGGGCGGAGCCTCCTCTCCAAttacctccctccctgcctggaGAGCAAGCTCCTGGCGCAGCACCAGCCCTCAGCAgcctcctccgccctcctctccctctgcccgtCCCTCCAACCCACCCAGCTGAGCTCCACCGCGTCCGCCCGCCTCCTCTCCAGCTccgcccccgcctccacctccacctcgtcCTCCCCGCTGCTGAGCACCCAGAGCAGGCTGCTCCAGACGGCGTCCGCCGCGGCCCGCCCCGGCCCGCTGCTCCGTGCCACGCTGGACACGAGCGGCGGCGCGCTCCTCAGGGGCTTCGCCCTTCTGCCGACGCCTTCCTCCTGTGTCCCCACGCCGGGgcgcgaggaagaggaggaggagggggaggagagggaggaggcgtCGTCGTGGGGCGGAGGGGAGACGTTCTCTCAGTGCTCCAGCACCCAGGAGCCCAGCTCTGTTCTGGAAACC TCTACTTCTGACGACGATGATGACAGCGACTATGATGAGGTGGATGCTGATGACATCACGGCAGAGAGTCCGGTCCTCGACATTGAAATGGCCAATCGGGAGCAGGAGCAAACTTTGGCCATCATGCCAGAGGAATTTCCCGAACTCCAACAGGAAAAAGACGTTGAGGCGGAATTGAATGATAAGAAG TATCTGCTGCTGAACGCTGTGTTCAGCTCCCTGCTCAGCAAGACCACCACCCAGAAGAGGGTGGGCGAGCTGGAGGGCGTCTGGCCCACCATCGTTACCCTGGCAACGGACATCTCCTCCGTGGACCCTCAGTTCCTCCtcaag GATCCTTCTGCAAAGTCCTAA
- the zgc:66427 gene encoding E3 ubiquitin-protein ligase ZNRF1 has translation MGTRASRLQEDPVVPPAFGKDGPRRESYRRPRCPRPTSLVVEFSGSFEDTETNQSRSEEGSDSDMGPQASADGSPEDNHSLPSSISPASPADDTSDGRPGDEGNLSPQAADNAEHQPGEETGRMAHRTFSERLPGNRHSSARSVTTRSARVRGIHQRPMSEAWIGLYRVNSRHGNIRCPFCTKPFPGGRIEDHLLSCLTSPPLPYNTDVLSKDSGECSICLEELAQGETIARLACLCVYHKSCIDSWSKVKPCCPEHPFD, from the exons ATGGGAACGAGAGCCAGTCGTCTACAAGAAGACCCGGTGGTTCCCCCTGCTTTCGGTAAAGATGGACCCAGGCGGGAGTCCTACCGGAGACCCCGCTGTCCCAGGCCCACAAGTCTGGTGGTGGAGTTCTCGGGGAGTTTTGAAGACACGGAGACCAATCAGAGCCGCTCGGAGGAAGGCAGTGATTCGGACATGGGACCGCAGGCAAGCGCTGACGGAAGCCCCGAAGATAACCACAGCCTTCCCTCTAGCATCAGTCCAGCCTCGCCGGCGGATGACACCAGCGATGGGAGGCCGGGAGATGAGGGAAACCTAAGCCCACAGGCCGCTGATAATGCGGAACATCAACCCGGGGAGGAGACAGGCCGCATGGCTCACCGCACTTTTTCAGAGCGTCTCCCCGGGAATCGCCACTCTTCTGCGCGCAGTGTCACCACCAGATCCGCTCGGGTTCGGGGCATACACCAGCGCCCGATGTCTGAGGCATGGATCGGCCTTTACCGAGTCAACAGCCGTCATGGCA ACATTCGCTGTCCATTTTGCACCAAGCCTTTCCCCGGAGGGAGGATCGAGGATCACCTGTTGAGTTGCCTTACATCACCCCCTCTGCCGTACAACA cgGACGTGCTCAGTAAAGACAGTGGCGAGTGCTCCATCTGCCTGGAGGAGCTGGCCCAGGGCGAGACTATAGCCAGGCTGGCCTGCCTTTGCGTCTACCACAAGAG CTGTATTGATTCCTGGTCCAAGGTGAAGCCTTGCTGCCCCGAACATCCCTTTGATTGA